The following nucleotide sequence is from Devosia salina.
GCGGCGAGACGCACGAGCACGATGATTTCGACAGCTTCTCGCTGACCTTGCCCAGCATTCAGGGCAAGGATCACCTGCTCTCGATCATCGAGGACACCATCAAGGCCCATGACGTCCTGCGGCTGAAAGGCTTCGCCGCAATCCCCGGCGCCGCGGCCCGTCTCGCCATCCAGGCCGTAGGCCCCCGCGTCACCGCCTATTTCGACCGCCCCTGGAAGGCCGGCGAAAAGCGCGAAACGGCTCTCGTCGTCATCGGCGAACAGCCCCTCGACCGCGCCGCCATCACCGCCAGCCTCGGGCAGGCGGCGGCTTGAGTCTGGACCTGCACTTGCGGCTCCTGCCCACCCTCCCCCTTGTGGGGAGGGTAGCGTCGCTGGGCCGAAAGGCCCTAGCAAAGCTAGGGTGGGGGTGTCGCCGCTTCCTCGCGCTGAGGGGGGTGTAGCCGTGCACCTCCTCTCCGCCCAGGCCGGTGCGATCCAGCAGGAGGGCGAGGCCATCGACCTCGCCCAGTCCCCCGGCGACTATGTTTTCGCCTCCTCCGCCGATAGCGAACTGGCCATGCTCGCCGGTGCCGCCGACCGGGCCGGGGAGGGCGCCTTGCGCCTCGCCAATACGCTCCGGCTTTCCAACAATCTCTCGGTCGACATGTGGCTCGAAAAGACCGTAGCCCATGCCCGCCTTGTCGTTCTCCGTCTCATCGGCGGCGCCGCCTATTTCCAATATGGCGTCGACGAGCTGACCGCCCTTTGCGCCAACAAGCGCATCCCGCTGGTCCTCCTTCCCGGCGACGCCAATCCCGACCCGATTCTGCAATCCCGCTCTACCATCCACCCCGACGACTGGACCGCGCTCCACCGCCTCTTCATCGCCGGCGGCCCCGACAATGCCGATGCGATCCTCGACGCCTTTTCCACGATGTCCAGGCAATCACCAGGCCAAAGCCCCTCCCCCCTGAGGGGAGGGGTTGGGGTGGGGGTTCAGGCGTCTCAGCCTTTGCTGGCTGGGAATATTGAACCCCAACCCTTCCCCCGCTTCGGCCTCTGGCATCCGAAAATCGGCATGACCGACGAAAACGGGCTTCGACGTCTGCACGCTGATGCCTCGCCTCCATCGCCCCCCTCCCCCTTGAGGGGAGGGGAGGGGGTGGGGGTGTCGAGCGTCTCCCAGGACCAGGCGGCATCGGTGGCCAAGTCCAACCGCCCCCACATCCCTGTCCTCTTCTACCGCGCCGCCCTCGAAGGCGCCGGCACGGCCACGCTCGAAGCGCTCATTGCTGCACTCGAGGCCCGCGGCCTCGCGCCCGTGCCGCTACTCGTTTCCTCCCTCAAGGAAGCCGCCTGCACCCGCTTCGTCCAGGATGCGCTCGCCGCCTTCCCGCCCTCGGCCATTTTCAACCTCACCGCCTTTGCGCTCGGCATCGCGGATCTTGACGACAAATCCAACCCCTTTGCCGGCACCGACGCCCCGGTGATCCAGCTCATCCAGTCCGGCCGCTCCGAGGCCCAATGGGCCGCCGACCCGCAAGGGCTCTCCGCCAAGGACATGGCCATGTATCTGGTCATGCCCGAAGTCGATGGCCGTATCGGCGGCATCCTCGTCGGTCACAAGGCCGATGCCGTCTGGCACGAACGCACCCAGTGCCCGCTTTCCGCCTATGCCCCCGATCATGGGGGCATCCAGCGCGCTGTTGACCTTGCCTTCAATTGGGCCCGCCTGCGCGCGACCCCCCGCGCCGATCGCCGCATCGCCATCATCCTCGCCAACTACCCCATCCGCGACGGGCGCCTGGCCAACGGCGTCGGCTACGACGCCCCCGAGAGCACGGCGCGCATGCTCATGGAGATGGAAAAGGCGGGGTATGACCTGGGAACCATGTCTCCTGCGCCTCCCTCCCCCTTGAGGGGCTTCGCGCCGTCTCAAGAGAGCAGTTCGCTCCAGCGGAGCGAACTAAGGCAAGAAGGCCATGAGAGCTACGCTCGAATGGCTGGGCAGGGTGGGGGTTCGGGGACATCGGAGCATTCGGAACAATGGTCTGGTCCTTCCGTCGGCTTTCGGAACACCCGTCTTGCCCGTGCCCCGAGAAACATCGAACGGGCTCGGCAGATGCGGGCCAATCCGCCCAGCCCCGAGCAAGCATTCTGGCGCTTCTTGCGCCAAGCCTTCCCTGATGCGCATTTCCGGCGCCAGGTTCCCATCGGCCCCTATTTTGCAGATTTTGCATCGCATCGGTCGAAGCTTGTCATCGAACTTGATGGTGACACGCATGCGACCAAAACAGCCCAGCATCACGATGAGATGCGCGACAGTTTCCTGCTCAATGCTGGCTATCGGGTTGTGCGAATCGCCAATAACGAGATCGGTAACCTGGACGGTCTTTGGGACGTGATCTCTCCGCTGGTGACAACCGCCCGAACCCCCACCCCCCACCCCTCCCCTCAAGGGGGAGGGGAGCTTTCGGCGTCTTTCTCGATGTATCAATCCGCCACCGGCCCAGAGCCCCTCCCCCTTGAGGGGAGGGGTTGGGGTGGGGGTTCGGGCACATCCCCCTTCCCCCATACCTCCGCCGATCTCATAACCCTCCTCCAGTCCGGCCCCACCAACGCCAGTCCCGAACGCGGCGCCTCCGACGCGGTCCTGCCGCTCGCCCGCTACACCGAACTCTTCGCCGCGCTCCCCGAGGAAATCCGCGAGGCCGTCGCCGCGCGCTGGGGCGATCCTGCCACCGACCCGTTCATCCGCGACGATTCCTTCCACTTGCCCGCCCACCGCTTTGGCAATGTCGTCCTTCTGCTCCAACCCGCGCGTGGCTGGCAGCTCGACGAGACCGCGAGCTACCACGACCCCAATCTGGTCCCGCCGCACGCCTATCTCGCCGCCTATCTCTGGCTGCGTCACGAGTTTGGCGCCCACGCCATGGTGCACAACGGCAAGCATGGCACGCTCGAATGGCTGCCTGGCAAGTCGGCGGCGCTCGATGCAGATTGCTATCCCGACGCGCTCTGGGGGCAGCTGCCGCACCTCTACCCTTTCATCGTCAACGATCCGGGCGAGGGGACACAGGCCAAGCGCCGCACCGGCGCCGTCATCATCGACCATCTGGTGCCCCCACTCACCCGTGCCGAAACCTATGGGCCCCTCAAGGACCTCGAGGCCCTGCTCGATGAATATTACGCGGCCTCCGGCATGGATCGCCGTCGCCTCGGCGACCTCAAGCGCCGCATTCTCGACTTCACCCGCGACAGCCGGCTCGACCAGGACATCGGCCTGCCCGAAAGCGACACCGAAGCCCTGATCAAGATCGACAACTTCCTTTGCGATTTGAAGGAAGCCCAGATACGCGACGGCCTGCATGTCTTTGGGCACTCGCCAGAGGGAGGGATGGCGCGAGACCTTGCCGTCGCATTGGCCAGAATACCGCGCGGCGAGGCCCCCGGGGATAACTCGCTGATCCGCGCTCTGGCCGATGACCTGAAGCTCGGATTCGATCCCCTGACCGCCAAATTGGGCGAGCCTTGGTCCGGGCCGGCGGAATGGCATTCACAACGCGTTCATGAAGCGACCCCTGGCCCTGCGCCGAGACGCATTGGCGACGTTGTCGAGCAGCTCGAAATCATCGCCGCCGATCTCGTCGCCGGCACGTTCGCCTGCCCACCGGACTGGCCTGCCACGCGCGCTGTCCTCGACACGGTCAACTCGTTCATCAAGCCACGCCTGGCCTCCTCCGGGCCCGCGGAGATGCTGGCCTTCCTCGACGCGCTCGACGGCAAATTCATCGCCCCCGGCCCCTCTGGCGCGCCCTCGCGCGGGCGCCTAGACGTCCTGCCCACCGGCCGCAATTTCTTTTCCGTCGATGCCCGCGCCGTGCCGACGCCAAGTGCTTGGGAACTCGGCAGAAAATCGGCCGAGAGCCTGGTGCTGCGGCACCTCCAGGACCATGGTCACCATCTCAAATCGGCCGCCCTTTCGGTCTGGGGCACCGCCAATATGCGCACCGGCGGCGACGACATCGCCCAGGCCCTGGCCCTGATCGGCGCCCGCCCCACCTGGGATCCCGGTTCGCTCCGGGTTTCCGGCTACGAGATCATTCCTCTCGCCAGGCTCGGTCGCCCCCGGGTCGACGTAACCCTAAGAATTTCCGGCTTTTTCCGCGATGCCTTCCCCGCCCAGATCGCCCTTTTCGACCGGGCGACGCGCGCCATCGGCGCGCTGGACGAACCCGAGGACGACAACCCCATCGCCGCCCGCATGCGCGCCGAAGCGCTTCGCCTCATGGCCCAGGGAAAGTCCGAGGCACAGGCCTCGCTTGAAGCGGGCGCCAGGATTTTCGGTTCAAAGCCAGGCACTTACGGCGCAGGGCTGGGGCAGCTTATCGACAATGGAAACTGGACGGACAAGGCCGACCTCGCCAACCAGGTGCTCGCCTGGGGCCAATATGCCTATGGTGCCAAGGCCGCGGGCCTGCCCCTGCAGGACCGCTTCCGCGCCCGTCTCGGCCAGATCGACGCCGTCATCCACAACCAGGACAATCGCGAGCACGACCTGCTCGACAGCGACAACTACTACCAGTTCGAAGGCGGCCTCTCCGCTGCCGCCGAAACGCTTGCGGGCCACAAGCCGGCCGCCTATCACAACGACCATTCGCGCCCCGAAAGCCCAAGAATTCGCACGCTGGAAGAAGAGGTTAGCCATGTCATGCGGTCGCGCGTCGTCAATCCGAAATGGATTGCCGGCATGCAGCGGCACGGCTATCGCGGCGCCTTCGAGATCATTGCCACGGTGGATTTCATGTTCGCTTTCGCCGCCACGACTGGGGCTGTGAAGTCCCACCATTTCGACCTCGCCTTCGAGGCCTTTGTCGAGGATGACGCGGTGCGCGAATGGCTCAGAGCAGCGAATCGCTTCGGTTATGATGAGCTGATCGCCAAATTCCTTGAGGCACGGCAACGAGGCCTGTGGTCGCCGCGCTCAAATTCCGCCTTTGCCTATCTGGAGGACACGCCATGACCGACTTGCCCGAAAAGCCCCTCAAGAAAACCGACTTCATGACCGAGGCGGAGCGTGATGCCTATCATGCCGAGAAGATGAAGAAAAAGAAGGCAGCGCGCGACAAGATCCTCTCCACCAAGACCGAGGAAAAGGGCCTGCTCATCGTCCATACCGGCAAGGGCAAGGGCAAGTCGACGGCCGCCTTCGGCATGGTCTTCCGCGCGCTGGGCAATGGCATGCGCGTCGGCGTCGTCCAGTTCGTCAAGGGCGTGTGGAACACTGGCGAGCGCACCGTGCTCGACAAGTTTCCCGATCAGGTCACCATCAATGCCATGGGCGAGGGGTTCACCTGGGATGTCGCCGACCGTCAGCGGGACCTCGCCGCCGCCCGCAAGGCCTGGGAGCAGGCCAAGGCGCTAATCGCCGATCCGACCTATGATATGGTGCTGCTCGACGAGCTCAATATCTGCCTGCGCTACGACTACCTCCCCATTGAGGAAGTGGTCGAGGTGCTGCGCAACAAGCCCGCCAGCAAGCATGTCATCGTCACAGGCCGCAATGCCAAGGACGAACTCATCGAGATTGCCGATCTGGTGACCGAGATGACCGAGATCAAGCATCATTTCCGCGCCGGCGTGAAAGCCCAGAAGGGCATCGAATTCTAGCAGTCCGATGGCCTGAACGACCGCACCAGCCCCTCGACGACCGTCTGCATCTGCGCCAGGTCGCCAATATTGTGTTCGAGGCGGAAAGCCGCGTAGCTGGTGTCATCGCAGAGCGCGATCATGCGTTGGTAAAAGATGCGGTGATCGCGCTGGCCCGAAAAACTCGCCCAGTGCGGCGTGCTGGCCTGATAGCTGATGCCCCAGTTTTCCGCGCTGGCATGGGCAAGCCGGTCAGCGACTTCCTGCTCGAAACTGTCCAGAAGATGACCGCCCCATACCGCCAGGCCCTGTTGGGAGCCAAGGTTGTAGTAGAGCTGCCCATCGCCATTGTCGCTCTCGCCTTGGCCAACGAATCCGGGCGGCACGTCAATCTCGTAGCCAAATCGGGCATTGGCATAATGCCCCCAGAACTGGGCCAGGGCAGGGGAGGCGACAAGACAAAGGACAAGGGCAACAAGCAGGCGCATACCCATAGTCTGCCTGTAGGCCCAGCGCACCGCAAGCAGGCTACAGAACGACAATGCCGGCGTGTTTTGCCTTCTCTTCAGGTTCGACATGGATGGTGATCTGCGCATCCTTGACCGCCTCTCGCAGCTTGGCCTCGATGGCGTCGCAAATGGCGTGAGCGGCATCCACTGTCATGGCGCCAGGCACCACAAGGTGAAAGTCGATAAAGGTCATCTTGCCCGCCTGCCTGGTGCGAATGTCATGAGCCTCCAGCGCGCCCTCGGCATTGGTCGAGATCACCTCGCGAATGGTCCTCTGTGTATCGGCCGGCACGGCCACATCCATCAGCCCGCCCACGCTGTCGCGGATCACCGCCCAGCCTGACCACAGGATGTTGACGGCAACCAAGGCCGCAAGCACGGCGTCCAACTGCGCCAGTCCGGTGAGATAGACCAGGGTGAGGCCGACCAGCACACCCAGCGTCGAGACCACGTCGGTCATCAAGTGCCGGCCATCGGCCTCAATGGCCGGCGACTTCGCCCGGCGCCCGTGGCGGACCAGCACCTGGGCCCAGACCAGATTGACGGCGGTGGCAACAACGCTGACGGCCAGCCCCTGGACGGGCGCCTCGGGCATCTGTGGGGCGAGGAACCCCAAAATGGCCTCGCGCAGGATGAGGATGGCCGCCACAATGATCATCACGCCCACCAGCACCGCCGAGAAATACTCGGCCTTGTGATAACCATAGGGCAGGGCGGCATCGGCCGGGCGCTGCGCCAGGCGCACTGCAATCAGCGCCGCCGCAGCGGTGACCACGTTGACGATCGATTCGAGTGCGTCCGAATAGAGCGCGACGGACCCGGTCAGCCACCAGGCCAGGAATTTCAGCCCCAGAACGATGACACCCACCGCCAGGCTGCTCATTGCGATGGCCAGCGTCTTGTTGGTCTTGGCCATGGCGCTGCCTTTTCGAACCGAGAGGAATGTTCATGCCATAGACAAGGCCGTACACCTGTGCAAGCTCTTGTATTTGCAAACGATTTTCAGAAGCATTTCGATCTTTTCGGGAAGGCGGGCCCATCCCGCACAAGCCTTTGATTGACCACGTGCTTTGCCCCGCCTAGAACCGGGGCTATGCAGCGTTCCCAGGATGGAACTGAAACAGAGCTCGGTGCGGTCGACCAATTTGCGGGACCAAATCCGGGGCTGCTCCGGTTTTGAGCGAACCTGCCTCGTGTCCCGAGGCGACCATGATTGACGACACTGCCGGTCCCGCATCGGCCTCTTCATCGCTGAACCGGCCCGGCCTTGTGGCCGGTCTTGGCTTGCGCACACAAGCCGGACCCGATGATGTGCTCGGTCTGCTCGACATCTGTCTTGCCATGGCCGACATGACCCGTGCCGACCTCGTTGCGCTGGCGACTGTGGAGGACAGGCAGGATCATCCCGCGCTTGTCGAAGTGGCGCGACAGCTCGCGGTTCCTCTCCTCGCACTGCCGGTTGAGGGTCTCACCATACCCGTTCCCAATCCTTCGGCACGCGTGCAGAAATTGACCGGGCTGACCTCCGTGGCCGAGGCTGCGGCGCTTCGGTTTGGCCCATTGCTGGTCGACAAGCAGCGCAGTGCCCGTGTGACCTGCGCCCTGTCCCGCTACAGTCCCGCCAGAGACTCCGGCAGGTCGAGTGCCTCTATGGCTTCCTCGATGCTCGCCGCCTCCAGCGCCGGGCCGTAAAGGGGACGTGCGATCATGATCACCTGCACATTCATCCGCCGTGCGGCCTCGAGCTTGGCCGCCGTCTGCCCGCCACCCGAATTCTTGCTGACCAGGTGGGTGACGCCATGACGCCGCAACAATGCCATTTCGTCCTCCAGCCCATAGGGCGGGCGGCTGAGGATCAGCTCGGCGTGAGGCGGCATTTCGAAGGCGGGCGCTTCGATGACGCGCACCTGAAAACGGCAGTCGTCGCGCTCGAGGAAGGTTTCGAGACCCGCATGTCCGGTAGTGAGCAGCACAGTGGCCGCCCCGGGCAGCGCGTCCGCCGCCTCCTGCGCGCTCTCGACAAGCATCCAGGTCTGCCCCGGCAGGGGCGTCCACGGGGGCCGCATATACCGCACCAGCCTGACGCCGCTGGCTTGCGCTGCCGCAACG
It contains:
- the cobN gene encoding cobaltochelatase subunit CobN, translating into MHLLSAQAGAIQQEGEAIDLAQSPGDYVFASSADSELAMLAGAADRAGEGALRLANTLRLSNNLSVDMWLEKTVAHARLVVLRLIGGAAYFQYGVDELTALCANKRIPLVLLPGDANPDPILQSRSTIHPDDWTALHRLFIAGGPDNADAILDAFSTMSRQSPGQSPSPLRGGVGVGVQASQPLLAGNIEPQPFPRFGLWHPKIGMTDENGLRRLHADASPPSPPSPLRGGEGVGVSSVSQDQAASVAKSNRPHIPVLFYRAALEGAGTATLEALIAALEARGLAPVPLLVSSLKEAACTRFVQDALAAFPPSAIFNLTAFALGIADLDDKSNPFAGTDAPVIQLIQSGRSEAQWAADPQGLSAKDMAMYLVMPEVDGRIGGILVGHKADAVWHERTQCPLSAYAPDHGGIQRAVDLAFNWARLRATPRADRRIAIILANYPIRDGRLANGVGYDAPESTARMLMEMEKAGYDLGTMSPAPPSPLRGFAPSQESSSLQRSELRQEGHESYARMAGQGGGSGTSEHSEQWSGPSVGFRNTRLARAPRNIERARQMRANPPSPEQAFWRFLRQAFPDAHFRRQVPIGPYFADFASHRSKLVIELDGDTHATKTAQHHDEMRDSFLLNAGYRVVRIANNEIGNLDGLWDVISPLVTTARTPTPHPSPQGGGELSASFSMYQSATGPEPLPLEGRGWGGGSGTSPFPHTSADLITLLQSGPTNASPERGASDAVLPLARYTELFAALPEEIREAVAARWGDPATDPFIRDDSFHLPAHRFGNVVLLLQPARGWQLDETASYHDPNLVPPHAYLAAYLWLRHEFGAHAMVHNGKHGTLEWLPGKSAALDADCYPDALWGQLPHLYPFIVNDPGEGTQAKRRTGAVIIDHLVPPLTRAETYGPLKDLEALLDEYYAASGMDRRRLGDLKRRILDFTRDSRLDQDIGLPESDTEALIKIDNFLCDLKEAQIRDGLHVFGHSPEGGMARDLAVALARIPRGEAPGDNSLIRALADDLKLGFDPLTAKLGEPWSGPAEWHSQRVHEATPGPAPRRIGDVVEQLEIIAADLVAGTFACPPDWPATRAVLDTVNSFIKPRLASSGPAEMLAFLDALDGKFIAPGPSGAPSRGRLDVLPTGRNFFSVDARAVPTPSAWELGRKSAESLVLRHLQDHGHHLKSAALSVWGTANMRTGGDDIAQALALIGARPTWDPGSLRVSGYEIIPLARLGRPRVDVTLRISGFFRDAFPAQIALFDRATRAIGALDEPEDDNPIAARMRAEALRLMAQGKSEAQASLEAGARIFGSKPGTYGAGLGQLIDNGNWTDKADLANQVLAWGQYAYGAKAAGLPLQDRFRARLGQIDAVIHNQDNREHDLLDSDNYYQFEGGLSAAAETLAGHKPAAYHNDHSRPESPRIRTLEEEVSHVMRSRVVNPKWIAGMQRHGYRGAFEIIATVDFMFAFAATTGAVKSHHFDLAFEAFVEDDAVREWLRAANRFGYDELIAKFLEARQRGLWSPRSNSAFAYLEDTP
- the cobO gene encoding cob(I)yrinic acid a,c-diamide adenosyltransferase, producing MTEAERDAYHAEKMKKKKAARDKILSTKTEEKGLLIVHTGKGKGKSTAAFGMVFRALGNGMRVGVVQFVKGVWNTGERTVLDKFPDQVTINAMGEGFTWDVADRQRDLAAARKAWEQAKALIADPTYDMVLLDELNICLRYDYLPIEEVVEVLRNKPASKHVIVTGRNAKDELIEIADLVTEMTEIKHHFRAGVKAQKGIEF
- a CDS encoding cation diffusion facilitator family transporter, yielding MAKTNKTLAIAMSSLAVGVIVLGLKFLAWWLTGSVALYSDALESIVNVVTAAAALIAVRLAQRPADAALPYGYHKAEYFSAVLVGVMIIVAAILILREAILGFLAPQMPEAPVQGLAVSVVATAVNLVWAQVLVRHGRRAKSPAIEADGRHLMTDVVSTLGVLVGLTLVYLTGLAQLDAVLAALVAVNILWSGWAVIRDSVGGLMDVAVPADTQRTIREVISTNAEGALEAHDIRTRQAGKMTFIDFHLVVPGAMTVDAAHAICDAIEAKLREAVKDAQITIHVEPEEKAKHAGIVVL
- a CDS encoding cobalamin biosynthesis protein, which encodes MIDDTAGPASASSSLNRPGLVAGLGLRTQAGPDDVLGLLDICLAMADMTRADLVALATVEDRQDHPALVEVARQLAVPLLALPVEGLTIPVPNPSARVQKLTGLTSVAEAAALRFGPLLVDKQRSARVTCALSRYSPARDSGRSSASMASSMLAASSAGP
- a CDS encoding cobalt-precorrin-6A reductase; translated protein: MKILILGGTAEARQLANRLVALGHDVITSLAGRTQDPILPEGGLRMGPFGGIPGLCAYLRVAGIERLVDATHPYAGLISINAVAAAQASGVRLVRYMRPPWTPLPGQTWMLVESAQEAADALPGAATVLLTTGHAGLETFLERDDCRFQVRVIEAPAFEMPPHAELILSRPPYGLEDEMALLRRHGVTHLVSKNSGGGQTAAKLEAARRMNVQVIMIARPLYGPALEAASIEEAIEALDLPESLAGL